A genome region from Microtus ochrogaster isolate Prairie Vole_2 chromosome 1, MicOch1.0, whole genome shotgun sequence includes the following:
- the Gpr132 gene encoding probable G-protein coupled receptor 132, with protein MRSEPRAAGNTTLGVLSSETCHTSYEESRVVLVVVYSAVCMLGLPANCLTAWLTLLQVLQRNVVAVYLFCLSLCELLYISTLPLWIIYIQNKHSWNLGPQACKVTAYIFFCNIYISILLLCCISCDRYMAVVYALESRGHRQQKTAFFISACVFVLVGLVNYPVFDITLEKNSCFEPQRMSSRIASYHYVRFTFGFVVPLGMITFTNHQIFRSIKLSTSLSAAQKARVKHSTIAVVTIFLVCFAPYHLVLLIKAAGFSYYQADGAAVCDFEGRLYTVSVMFLCLSTVNSVADPIIYVLVTDHSRQEVSRIHTGWKKWSTKTDVIDLKDSEEAHSPTATPYTFPKPVYPPGSQLDELGLQCSPERLSEEFC; from the exons ATGAGATCAGAGCCCAGGGCAGCAG GGAACACCACGCTGGGGGTCCTCTCCTCTGAGACCTGCCACACATCCTATGAGGAGAGCAGAGTGGTCCTGGTGGTGGTGTACAGTGCCGTGTGCATGCTGGGCCTACCGGCCAACTGCTTGACGGCGTGGCTGACGCTGCTGCAGGTGCTGCAGAGGAACGTGGTGGCTGTCTACCTGTTCTGCCTGTCCCTCTGCGAGCTGCTCTACATTAGCACGCTGCCACTTTGGATCATCTATATCCAGAACAAGCACAGCTGGAACCTGGGCCCGCAGGCCTGCAAAGTGACCGCTTACATCTTCTTCTGCAACATCTACATCAGCATCCTTTTGCTGTGCTGCATTTCCTGCGACCGCTACATGGCGGTGGTCTACGCACTGGAGAGCCGAGGCCACCGCCAGCAGAAGACTGCCTTCTTCATCTCTGCGTGTGTGTTTGTTCTTGTTGGGCTCGTTAACTACCCTGTGTTCGACATCACATTGGAGAAGAACTCCTGCTTCGAGCCCCAGAGGATGAGCAGCAGGATAGCCAGCTACCACTACGTGCGTTTCACCTTCGGCTTTGTCGTCCCTCTTGGGATGATCACGTTCACCAACCACCAGATTTTCAGGAGCATCAAGCTGAGCACGAGCCTGAGCGCAGCCCAGAAAGCGAGGGTGAAGCACTCCACCATCGCGGTCGTCACCATCTTCCTGGTCTGCTTCGCCCCCTACCACCTGGTGCTTCTCATCAAAGCTGCCGGCTTTTCCTACTACCAAGCAGACGGGGCTGCCGTGTGTGACTTTGAAGGCAGACTGTACACAGTCTCTGtgatgtttctgtgtctgtccaCAGTTAACAGTGTGGCCGACCCCATCATCTATGTGCTAGTTACAGACCATTCTAGGCAAGAGGTGTCCAGGATCCACACAGGGTGGAAAAAGTGGTCCACAAAGACAGATGTTATAGACTTAAAGGACTCCGAGGAGGCACACTCACCCACAGCAACCCCCTACACCTTCCCCAAGCCTGTGTATCCTCCAGGGTCACAGCTGGATGAGCTGGGCTTACAGTGCTCCCCAGAAAGACTGTCTGAGGAATTTTGCTAA